Genomic segment of Armatimonadota bacterium:
CGACCCAGCCCCTGTGCTGTGCGAGGAGGCAGGATGCCCAAGAAGACCGTGCGCGATGTGGACGTGGCCGGTCGGCGCGTGCTTGTCCGCGTGGACTTCAACGTCCCGCTGGAGGAGGGGCGCATTACCGACGACCGACGCATCCGCGAGGCCCTGCCCACCATCACCCACCTGGCGGAGCGCGGCGCGCGGGTCATCCTCTGCTCCCACCTGGGACGGCCGAAGGGGCGGGTGGTGGACGGCCTGCGGCTCGCCCCGGTGGCGGTGCGGCTGGGCGAGCTGCTGGGCCGCCCGGTGCGTCAGGTCAGGGAGGTGGTTGGGCCGGAGGTGGCCACTGCCGTAGCCACCATGCGCCCGGGAGAGATCCTGCTGTTGGAGAACCTTCGCTTCCACCCCGGGGAGGAGGCCAACGACCCCGACTTCGCCCGGCAACTGGCGGCGCTGGCCGACCTCTACGTCAACGACGCCTTCGGCACCGCCCATCGGGCGCACGCCTCCACCGTGGGGGTGGCGCAGCACCTCCCGGCGGTGGCGGGGCTCCTCATGGAGAAAGAACTGCACCACCTGGGCGCCATCCTGGACCACCCCGCGCGCCCCTTCGTGGCTCTCCTCGGTGGGAAGAAGGTAGGAGACAAGATCCCGGTCATCCGCCACCTCCTGGGCAAGGCCGACGCCCTC
This window contains:
- a CDS encoding phosphoglycerate kinase, whose amino-acid sequence is MPKKTVRDVDVAGRRVLVRVDFNVPLEEGRITDDRRIREALPTITHLAERGARVILCSHLGRPKGRVVDGLRLAPVAVRLGELLGRPVRQVREVVGPEVATAVATMRPGEILLLENLRFHPGEEANDPDFARQLAALADLYVNDAFGTAHRAHASTVGVAQHLPAVAGLLMEKELHHLGAILDHPARPFVALLGGKKVGDKIPVIRHLLGKADALLLGGAMSYTFLRARGLQVGRSLVEAELVELAGELMAQAARREVTLALPVDVVVAPSPEGGPTRVVPAEAIPPEWMGVDIGPRTREQFAHLIGGAGTIFWNGPMGIFEVEDFAQGTWAVARALAESSAVTVVGGGDTAAAVEAAGVADRITHISTGGGASLEFMEGKVLPGVAVLEDC